A region of Natribaculum luteum DNA encodes the following proteins:
- a CDS encoding FUN14 domain-containing protein, translated as MELDPTALGFEFGGGAFIGAVMGFAAKKIAKLIAVLVGVQLVVFRYLESQGIIIVDWDALTAGLVSTSEYADPSYLESLVSTLSIGAGFTAGFLVGFRRA; from the coding sequence ATGGAACTCGATCCAACGGCACTCGGTTTTGAGTTCGGCGGTGGTGCCTTCATCGGCGCCGTCATGGGGTTTGCCGCGAAGAAAATTGCGAAGCTCATCGCCGTCCTCGTCGGCGTCCAGCTCGTCGTCTTCCGATACCTCGAGTCACAGGGCATCATCATCGTCGACTGGGACGCACTCACTGCAGGACTCGTGAGCACCAGCGAGTACGCTGATCCGAGCTACCTCGAGTCGCTCGTGTCGACGCTGTCTATCGGAGCCGGTTTCACCGCCGGCTTCCTCGTCGGCTTTCGTCGTGCGTAG
- a CDS encoding ribosome assembly factor SBDS, with protein MISLDEAVTARLESHGARFEVLVDPDAALAIKRGEFDGNLEDVIAAEDVFEDASRGDRPAENDLEKVFDTTDPLEIIPEVIKRGEIQITADQRREMQEQKRKQLINRIARNAINPQMDDAPHPPERIENALEEAGFTVDPMEPAESQVDDALDALRPVIPIRFEEVTVAVQVPAEYAGSAQAKIRQYGDLEREEWQPDGSWIGVVTFPAGLQNDFYDVVNENTSGEAETRIVKDKDELSTR; from the coding sequence ATGATATCACTCGACGAGGCGGTGACGGCGCGACTCGAGTCCCACGGGGCGCGCTTCGAAGTGCTGGTCGATCCGGACGCCGCACTCGCGATCAAACGCGGTGAGTTCGATGGCAACCTGGAGGACGTAATTGCCGCCGAAGACGTCTTCGAGGACGCCTCTCGTGGCGACAGACCGGCAGAAAACGATCTCGAGAAGGTGTTCGATACGACCGATCCACTCGAGATCATCCCCGAAGTCATCAAACGCGGCGAGATCCAGATTACGGCCGACCAGCGCCGCGAGATGCAAGAACAGAAGCGAAAACAGTTGATCAACCGAATCGCGCGCAACGCGATTAACCCGCAGATGGACGACGCGCCCCATCCGCCCGAACGCATCGAGAACGCACTCGAAGAAGCGGGGTTTACGGTCGATCCGATGGAGCCCGCCGAGAGCCAGGTCGATGATGCCCTCGATGCGTTGCGCCCGGTCATTCCGATCCGATTCGAGGAAGTGACCGTCGCGGTGCAGGTGCCTGCGGAGTACGCCGGCAGTGCACAGGCGAAGATCCGCCAGTACGGCGACCTGGAACGCGAGGAGTGGCAACCAGACGGCTCGTGGATCGGCGTCGTCACGTTCCCTGCCGGACTCCAGAACGACTTCTACGACGTGGTCAACGAGAACACGAGCGGCGAGGCCGAGACCCGGATCGTCAAGGACAAAGACGAACTTAGCACGCGGTAG
- the psmA gene encoding archaeal proteasome endopeptidase complex subunit alpha: MQGQAQQQAYDRGITIFSPDGRLYQVEYAREAVKRGTASIGIRTNGGVVLAVDKRIPSPLLEDSSVEKIHKADDHIGIASAGHVADARQLIDFARRQAQVNQLRYGEPIGVETLTKDVTDHIQQYTQVGGARPFGVALIVGGIENGEPRLFETDPSGTPYEWKALAVGADRGELQSYLEENYDEEADLDGGIALALDALASVNDGSLLPNEVGLATIDVETEQFEQFDYDRIEEHLVENDLLAEEDEETDE; the protein is encoded by the coding sequence ATGCAGGGACAAGCCCAACAGCAGGCGTACGACCGTGGCATCACGATCTTCTCGCCCGACGGCCGACTCTACCAGGTGGAGTACGCCCGCGAGGCGGTCAAACGTGGCACTGCGAGCATCGGCATCCGGACGAACGGCGGCGTCGTACTCGCAGTCGACAAACGGATCCCCTCGCCGTTGCTCGAGGACTCGAGCGTCGAGAAGATCCACAAGGCGGACGACCACATCGGCATCGCGAGTGCGGGTCACGTCGCCGACGCCCGCCAGCTCATCGACTTCGCACGCCGCCAGGCGCAGGTCAACCAGCTCCGGTACGGCGAACCGATCGGTGTCGAGACGCTGACCAAGGACGTCACCGACCACATCCAGCAGTACACGCAGGTTGGCGGTGCGCGTCCGTTCGGCGTCGCGCTCATCGTCGGTGGCATCGAGAACGGCGAACCGCGCCTGTTCGAGACCGACCCGTCGGGGACGCCCTACGAGTGGAAGGCCCTCGCAGTCGGCGCCGACCGCGGCGAACTGCAGAGCTACCTCGAGGAGAACTACGACGAGGAGGCGGACCTCGACGGCGGAATCGCGCTCGCGCTCGATGCGCTCGCGTCGGTCAACGACGGGTCGTTGCTCCCCAACGAGGTCGGCCTCGCGACGATCGACGTCGAGACCGAGCAGTTCGAGCAGTTCGACTACGATCGGATCGAAGAGCACCTCGTCGAGAACGATCTCCTCGCCGAGGAAGACGAGGAGACAGACGAGTAA
- a CDS encoding Rpp14/Pop5 family protein, with product MKHLPKHLRPRWRYLAVGIESWPDARIGRRAFQREVWYAGQNLLGDPGSADADLTVVRFDFEDGAGEALVKVRHGELEAARAAIACVDEIDGSPVGIFVHGISGTIRAAEEKYLGRRGQVSKERNVVFGNEERVAVVRDGSADVRLDDAFAGATDLDLA from the coding sequence ATGAAACACCTCCCGAAACACCTCCGGCCCCGCTGGCGGTATCTCGCGGTCGGCATCGAGTCCTGGCCGGACGCGAGAATCGGCCGTCGGGCGTTCCAGCGGGAGGTCTGGTACGCGGGACAGAACCTGCTTGGCGACCCGGGAAGCGCCGACGCCGATCTCACGGTCGTCCGGTTCGACTTCGAGGACGGCGCCGGCGAGGCGCTGGTCAAAGTCCGTCACGGAGAACTCGAGGCGGCGAGGGCGGCGATCGCCTGTGTCGACGAAATCGACGGCTCGCCCGTCGGAATTTTCGTTCACGGTATCAGTGGCACGATCCGTGCCGCTGAAGAAAAGTATTTAGGACGCCGCGGGCAAGTTTCGAAGGAGAGAAACGTCGTGTTCGGGAACGAAGAGCGTGTCGCCGTCGTGCGTGATGGATCTGCAGACGTGCGACTCGATGACGCGTTCGCGGGCGCGACAGACCTCGATTTAGCGTGA
- a CDS encoding class I SAM-dependent methyltransferase, giving the protein MKKSVEEHAARFDEKASEYDDSKQEEYLACANLVIEHAAPGPDDVVLDLGTGTGAIALALAPDAARAVGRDISDGMMAEARAKADDEGLANVEFAYGTFREPEYGDDVDIVTSNFAMHHLSDEEKREAIDVIAGLGPQRFVLGDVMFFGEPDPGEPFYSPDVDDPATVGVLADALTDAGFSLTAVERVHEQVGVLVAERARDATESGDDK; this is encoded by the coding sequence ATGAAAAAGAGCGTTGAGGAACACGCGGCCCGGTTCGACGAGAAGGCGAGCGAGTACGACGACTCGAAACAAGAGGAGTATCTGGCCTGCGCGAACCTCGTGATCGAACACGCGGCACCCGGCCCAGACGACGTCGTCCTCGATCTCGGCACCGGGACGGGAGCGATCGCACTTGCACTCGCCCCCGACGCGGCACGGGCCGTCGGCCGCGACATCAGCGACGGAATGATGGCCGAGGCGCGGGCGAAAGCCGACGACGAGGGACTCGCGAACGTCGAGTTCGCCTACGGAACCTTCCGCGAACCCGAGTACGGCGACGACGTCGATATCGTCACCTCGAACTTCGCGATGCACCACCTGAGCGACGAGGAGAAACGCGAGGCGATCGACGTCATCGCGGGTCTCGGCCCGCAGCGGTTCGTGCTAGGAGACGTGATGTTCTTCGGTGAGCCAGATCCCGGCGAACCGTTTTACAGTCCCGACGTCGATGACCCGGCGACGGTCGGCGTCCTGGCTGACGCGTTGACCGACGCCGGCTTCTCGCTGACCGCCGTCGAACGCGTCCACGAGCAAGTCGGCGTGCTCGTCGCCGAGCGTGCCCGCGACGCGACCGAATCCGGCGACGACAAATGA